From a region of the Nomascus leucogenys isolate Asia unplaced genomic scaffold, Asia_NLE_v1 Super-Scaffold_285, whole genome shotgun sequence genome:
- the KRT10 gene encoding keratin, type I cytoskeletal 10, which yields MSVRYSSSKHYSSSRSGGGGGGGSSLRISSSKGSLGGGFSSGGFSGGSFSRGSSGGGCFGGSSGGYGGLGGFGGGSFGGSYGSSSFGGGYGGSFGGGSFGGGSFGGGGFGGGGFGGGFGGGFGGDGGLLSGNEKVTMQNLNDRLASYLDKVRALEESNYELEGKIKEWYEKHGNSHQGQPRDYSKYYKTIDDLKNQILNLTTDNANILLQIDNARLAADDFRLKYENEVALRQSVEADINGLRRVLDELTLTKADLEMQIESLTEELAYLKKNHEEEMKDLRNVSTGDVNVEMNAAPGVDLTQLLNNMRSQYEQLAEQNRKDAEAWFNEKSKELTTEIDSNIEQMSSHKSEITELRRTVQALEIELQSQLALKQSLEASLAETEGRYCVQLSQIQAQISALEEQLQQIRAETECQNTEYQQLLDIKIRLENEIQTYRSLLEGEGSSGGGGRGGGSFGGGYGGGSSGGGYGGGSSGGGFGGGSSGGGYGGGSSGGGSSGGGSSGGGYGGGSSSGGHGSSSGGGYGGGSSGGGGGCSGGGGYGGGSSSGGHKSSSSGSVGESSSKGPRSAETSWDTNKTRVIKTIIEEVAPDGRVLSSTVESETKKHYY from the exons ATGTCTGTTCGATATAGCTCAAGCAAGCACTACTCTTCCTCCcgcagtggaggaggaggaggaggaggatcatCCCTAAGAATTTCGAGCAGCAAAGGCTCCCTTGGTGGAGGATTTAGCTCAGGGGGATTCAGTGGTGGCTCTTTCAGCCGTGGGAGCTCTGGTGGGGGCTGCTTTGGGGGCTCATCAGGTGGCTACGGAGGATTAGGAGGTTTTGGTGGAGGTAGCTTTGGTGGAAGCTATGGAAGTAGCAGCTTTGGTGGGGGTTATGGAGGCAGCTTTGGAGGGGGCAGTTTCGGAGGTGGCAGCTTCGGTGGGGGTGGCTTTGGTGGAGGCGGCTTTGGAGGAGGCTTTGGTGGTGGATTTGGAGGAGATGGTGGCCTTCTCTCTGGAAATGAAAAAGTAACCATGCAGAATCTGAATGACCGCCTGGCTTCCTACTTGGACAAAGTTCGGGCTCTGGAAGAATCAAACTATGAGCTGGAAGGCAAAATCAAGGAGTGGTATGAAAAGCATGGCAACTCACACCAGGGGCAGCCTCGTGACTACAGCAAATACTACAAAACCATCGATGACCTTAAAAATCAG aTCCTCAACCTAACAACTGATAATGCCAATATCCTGCTTCAGATCGACAATGCCAGGCTGGCAGCTGATGACTTCAGGCTGAA GTATGAGAATGAGGTAGCTCTGCGCCAGAGCGTGGAGGCTGACATCAACGGCCTGCGTAGGGTGCTAGATGAGCTGACCCTGACCAAGGCTGACCTGGAGATGCAGATTGAGAGCCTGACTGAAGAGCTGGCCTATCTGAAGAAGAACCACGAGGAG GAAATGAAAGACCTTCGAAATGTGTCCACTGGTGATGTGAATGTGGAAATGAATGCTGCCCCAGGTGTTGATCTGACTCAACTTCTGAATAACATGAGAAGCCAATATGAACAACTTGCTGAACAAAACCGCAAAGATGCTGAAGCCTGGTTCAATGAAAAG AGCAAGGAACTGACTACAGAAATTGATAGTAACATTGAACAGATGTCCAGCCATAAATCTGAGATTACTGAATTGAGACGTACTGTACAAGCTCTGGAGATAGAACTACAGTCCCAACTGGCCCTG AAACAATCCCTGGAAGCCTCCTTGGCAGAAACAGAAGGTCGCTACTGTGTGCAGCTCTCACAGATTCAGGCCCAGATCTCCGCTCTGGAAGAACAGTTGCAACAGATTCGAGCTGAAACCGAGTGCCAGAATACTGAATACCAACAACTCCTAGATATTAAGATCCGACTGGAGAATGAAATTCAAACCTACCGCAGCCTGCTAGAAGGAGAGggaag TTCCGGAGGCGGCGGACGCGGCGGCGGAAGTTTCGGCGGCGGCTACGGCGGCGGTAGCTCCGGCGGCGGCTACGGCGGCGGAAGCTCCGGCGGCGGCTTCGGCGGCGGTAGTTCCGGCGGCGGCTACGGCGGCGGAAGCTCCGGCGGCGGAAGCTCCGGCGGCGGTAGCTCCGGCGGCGGCTACGGGGGCGGAAGCTCCAGCGGTGGCCACGGCAGCAGTTCCGGAGGCGGCTACGGGGGCGGAAGTTCTGGCGGCGGCGGCGGATGTTCCGGAGGCGGTGGCTACGGCGGCGGCAGCTCTAGCGGAGGCCACAAGTCCTCCTCTTCCGGGTCTGTGGGCGAGTCTTCATCTAAGGGACCAAGGTCAGCAGAAACTAGCTGGG ATACTAACAAAACCAGAGTAATCAAGACAATTATTGAAGAGGTGGCACCCGACGGCAGAGTCCTTTCATCTACGGTTGAATCAGAAACCAAGAAACACTACTATTAA